Proteins encoded together in one Balaenoptera musculus isolate JJ_BM4_2016_0621 chromosome 6, mBalMus1.pri.v3, whole genome shotgun sequence window:
- the DEFB136 gene encoding beta-defensin 136, with translation MRLCLSGLLFLLVISSSSGNGLFGNDGVEVRTCTALGGRCFFGCRVGWKWVAYCHSVLSCCLKLKRHTPPQVYET, from the exons ATGAGGCTCTGTCTCTCTGGGTTACTCTTCCTCTTGGTGATCTCATCGTCTTCAG GGAATGGCTTGTTTGGAAATGATGGAGTGGAAGTTCGTACTTGCACTGCGCTTGGGGGCAGATGTTTCTTCGGCTGTAGAGTAGGTTGGAAATGGGTTGCCTACTGTCACAGTGTATTGTCTTGTTGCCTAAAACTGAAGAGACATACTCCCCCTCAGGTCTATGAAACATGA